The following is a genomic window from Polyangia bacterium.
AACCTCCGGCATGTAGGCGCCAACGGGGCGTTCGCATGAACACGTTCGACATCGCCGTCTTCCTTGGATTGCTGATCGCCACCTTTACCGGCTTCAGCACCGGTCTGATCCGCAGCGCGATCACGATTCCAGCCTACATCGTGGCGATGCCGATCGCGGTCTGGGTGATGTCGTTCGTGCCGCCGCTAACCGAGAACTACAATTCACCGCTGATGCAGAACGCCGGCTTCTTCCTCGGCACCTTCCTGGTGATCGGCATGGTGCTGGGCAAGCTCGCGCGCATCCCCGTCGACGAGGCAATCGGGACCGACATCGGACTGGTGGACCGGTTCGGCGGCGCTGCGCTCGGCGCGGTTCGCGTCGGCCTGGTCGCGACCTCGATCGTGCTGGTGTTCGACCAGCTCATTCCCTCGTATCGGCAGCCTGCCTTTCTGCAGGACTCGCAGTTGCGGCCGATCTT
Proteins encoded in this region:
- a CDS encoding CvpA family protein, with product MNTFDIAVFLGLLIATFTGFSTGLIRSAITIPAYIVAMPIAVWVMSFVPPLTENYNSPLMQNAGFFLGTFLVIGMVLGKLARIPVDEAIGTDIGLVDRFGGAALGAVRVGLVATSIVLVFDQLIPSYRQPAFLQDSQLRPIFSAMGQKGIRALPPELTATIDRLKRERHI